Proteins co-encoded in one Pseudomonas beijingensis genomic window:
- a CDS encoding M48 family metallopeptidase, whose protein sequence is MNKTLMVSAISAGLLLAGCQSVNTTSGGAVGVERKQYMFSMLSTDQVNQMYAQSYQKTMGEASAQGVLDKTSSDAKRVQAISSRLIAQAPVFRPDSAQWNWEVNLIKSDELNASCGPGGKIIFYTGLINKLKLTDDEIAAIIGHEIAHALREHGREAMSKAYGIEMAKQGAGAIFGLGQDSLALADTVANYGMTLPNSRGNENEADLIGLELAARAGYDPNAAITLWNKMAKASEGAPPEFMSTHPSSSSRIASLQAAIPKVMPLYQQAKK, encoded by the coding sequence ATGAACAAGACTTTGATGGTCAGCGCTATCAGCGCGGGTCTGCTGCTTGCAGGTTGCCAGTCAGTCAACACCACCAGCGGCGGAGCCGTGGGCGTGGAGCGCAAGCAGTACATGTTCAGCATGCTGTCGACCGACCAGGTCAACCAGATGTACGCCCAGTCCTATCAAAAGACGATGGGCGAGGCGAGTGCCCAGGGCGTGTTGGACAAGACCAGCAGTGATGCCAAGCGGGTCCAGGCTATCTCCAGTCGGCTGATCGCCCAGGCGCCGGTGTTCCGTCCTGATTCGGCGCAATGGAACTGGGAAGTGAACCTGATCAAGAGCGATGAGCTCAACGCCAGCTGCGGCCCTGGTGGGAAAATTATTTTCTACACCGGTCTGATCAATAAGCTGAAGCTCACCGACGATGAAATCGCCGCGATCATTGGCCATGAAATCGCCCACGCCCTGCGCGAGCACGGGCGCGAAGCAATGTCCAAGGCCTATGGCATCGAGATGGCCAAGCAGGGCGCCGGCGCCATCTTCGGCCTCGGCCAGGACAGCCTGGCATTGGCTGACACCGTCGCCAACTACGGCATGACCTTGCCCAACAGCCGAGGTAACGAGAACGAAGCCGACCTGATCGGCCTCGAACTGGCCGCCCGCGCCGGCTACGACCCGAACGCCGCGATCACCCTGTGGAACAAGATGGCCAAGGCCTCGGAAGGCGCGCCGCCGGAATTCATGAGCACCCACCCATCGTCGAGCAGCCGTATCGCTTCGTTGCAGGCGGCGATTCCGAAGGTGATGCCGCTGTATCAGCAGGCCAAGAAGTAA
- the hisC gene encoding histidinol-phosphate transaminase produces the protein MSKFWSPFVKNLVPYVPGEQPKLTRLVKLNTNENPYGPSPKALAAMQTELNDNLRLYPDPNSDLLKGAVARYYGVQSNQVFLGNGSDEVLAHIFHGLLQHDQPLLFPDISYSFYPVYCGLYGIQFEAVPLDEQFQIDPADYAKPNGGIIFPNPNAPTGCLLALDAVEQILKASPDSVVVVDEAYIDFGGETAISLVDRYPNLLVTQTLSKSRSLAGLRVGLAVGHPDLIEALERIKNSFNSYPLDRLANVGGAAAFDDREHFDQTCRLVIEHREWVVAQLQAKGFEVLPSAANFIFARHPRHDAAGLAAKLREQGVIVRHFKQERIAQFLRISIGTPEQNQALIDALGEL, from the coding sequence ATGAGTAAATTCTGGAGCCCGTTCGTCAAGAACCTGGTGCCCTACGTGCCGGGCGAACAGCCGAAGCTGACCCGGTTGGTCAAGCTCAACACCAACGAGAACCCCTACGGCCCATCGCCCAAGGCCCTGGCGGCGATGCAGACCGAACTGAACGACAACCTGCGCCTGTATCCGGACCCTAACAGCGACCTGCTCAAAGGCGCCGTAGCCCGCTACTACGGCGTGCAGAGCAACCAGGTGTTCCTGGGTAACGGTTCGGATGAAGTGCTGGCGCACATTTTTCACGGCCTGTTGCAGCACGACCAGCCGCTGTTGTTTCCGGACATCAGCTACAGCTTCTATCCGGTGTATTGCGGGTTGTACGGCATCCAGTTCGAGGCGGTGCCGCTGGATGAGCAATTCCAGATCGACCCGGCCGACTACGCCAAACCCAACGGCGGGATCATCTTCCCCAACCCGAACGCACCGACTGGCTGCCTGCTGGCGCTGGACGCGGTCGAACAGATCCTCAAGGCCAGCCCGGATTCGGTAGTGGTGGTCGACGAGGCCTACATCGACTTCGGCGGTGAAACGGCCATCAGCCTGGTGGACCGTTATCCGAACCTGCTGGTGACCCAGACATTGTCCAAGTCCCGCTCGCTGGCGGGGCTGCGCGTGGGCCTGGCGGTGGGCCATCCGGACCTGATCGAAGCGCTGGAGCGGATCAAGAACAGCTTCAACTCCTACCCGCTGGATCGCCTGGCGAACGTCGGCGGCGCGGCGGCGTTCGATGATCGTGAGCATTTCGACCAGACCTGCCGGTTAGTCATCGAGCACCGTGAATGGGTGGTGGCCCAGTTGCAAGCCAAGGGTTTTGAAGTCCTGCCCTCAGCGGCCAACTTCATCTTCGCCCGCCACCCCCGCCACGATGCGGCAGGGTTGGCGGCAAAACTGCGGGAACAGGGTGTGATCGTGCGGCACTTCAAGCAGGAGCGGATTGCCCAGTTCCTGCGGATCAGCATCGGTACACCGGAGCAGAACCAGGCCCTGATCGACGCCCTCGGCGAACTCTGA
- a CDS encoding 2-hydroxyacid dehydrogenase, with protein sequence MTNTARAVFLDHPSLDLGDLDLAPLRACFGDLQLFARTTPEQVIERLKGATVAITNKAVIDAQAMAANPELKLILISATGTNNVDLEAARHHGITVCNCQGYGTPSVAQHTIMLLLNLATRLADYQKAVGEGRWQQASQFCLLDYPIVELQGKTLGLLGHGELGSAVGRLAEAFGMRVLLGQIPGRPVRPDRLPLEQLLPQVDALTLHCPLNEHTRNFIGARELARLKHGAFVVNTARGGLIDEQALAEALRSGHLGGAATDVLSVEPPTQGNPLLANDIPRLIVTPHNAWGSREARQRIVGQMSENAQGFFSGTARRVVS encoded by the coding sequence ATGACGAACACCGCCCGCGCCGTTTTCCTCGACCACCCTTCCCTGGACCTCGGCGACCTGGACCTGGCCCCGTTGCGCGCCTGCTTCGGCGACCTGCAACTGTTCGCCCGGACCACGCCGGAGCAGGTGATCGAGCGGCTCAAGGGCGCCACCGTGGCGATCACCAACAAGGCCGTGATCGATGCCCAGGCCATGGCCGCCAACCCCGAACTGAAGCTGATCCTGATCAGCGCCACCGGTACTAATAACGTCGACCTGGAAGCCGCTCGCCACCACGGCATCACGGTGTGCAATTGCCAGGGCTACGGCACGCCGTCGGTGGCCCAGCACACCATCATGCTGTTGCTGAACCTGGCGACGCGCCTGGCCGATTATCAAAAAGCGGTGGGGGAAGGTCGCTGGCAGCAGGCTTCGCAGTTTTGCCTGCTGGACTATCCGATTGTCGAACTGCAAGGCAAGACCCTGGGCTTGCTCGGCCATGGCGAGTTGGGCAGCGCTGTCGGGCGGCTGGCCGAGGCCTTTGGCATGCGCGTGCTGCTGGGGCAGATTCCCGGGCGCCCGGTCCGCCCCGACCGCTTGCCGCTGGAGCAACTGCTGCCGCAAGTCGATGCCCTGACCCTGCACTGCCCGCTCAACGAGCACACCCGAAACTTCATCGGTGCCCGCGAACTGGCCCGGCTCAAGCACGGCGCATTTGTGGTCAACACCGCCCGTGGCGGCCTGATCGACGAACAGGCCCTGGCCGAAGCACTGCGCAGCGGTCATTTGGGTGGTGCCGCCACCGACGTGCTCAGCGTGGAGCCGCCGACCCAAGGCAACCCGCTGCTGGCCAACGATATCCCACGGTTGATCGTCACCCCACACAACGCCTGGGGCAGCCGCGAGGCGCGGCAACGGATCGTCGGCCAAATGAGCGAAAACGCCCAAGGCTTTTTCAGCGGTACAGCGCGGCGTGTCGTCAGTTGA
- a CDS encoding TMEM165/GDT1 family protein, with protein sequence MLDSLLVPTAIVALAEIGDKTQLLALILAARFRKPWPIIAGIVAATLANHAAAGAVGAWVSGFFSDAVLHWILAASFTATALWTLIPDKLDDEEANTARRFGPFLTTLIAFFLAEIGDKTQIATVMLAAQYPELWLVIIGTTVGMLIANVPVVLAGNFAAEKLPLTLIRRLAASAFFVLAIVAVYKAMQSSGWV encoded by the coding sequence ATGCTGGATTCACTCCTCGTACCCACGGCGATCGTTGCGCTGGCCGAAATCGGCGACAAGACGCAATTGCTCGCGCTCATCCTGGCTGCTCGCTTTCGCAAACCCTGGCCGATCATCGCCGGCATCGTTGCCGCGACCCTGGCCAACCATGCGGCGGCCGGTGCGGTCGGCGCCTGGGTCAGCGGTTTTTTCTCCGACGCGGTCCTGCACTGGATATTGGCGGCCAGCTTCACGGCCACGGCACTGTGGACCCTGATCCCGGACAAACTGGACGATGAGGAAGCCAACACGGCCCGCCGGTTCGGACCATTCCTGACCACGCTGATTGCGTTCTTCCTGGCGGAAATCGGCGACAAGACGCAGATCGCCACGGTGATGCTCGCCGCGCAATACCCGGAGCTGTGGCTGGTGATCATTGGCACCACCGTGGGCATGTTGATTGCCAACGTGCCGGTGGTCCTGGCGGGCAATTTCGCCGCCGAGAAGCTGCCCCTGACCCTGATCCGCCGCCTGGCCGCCTCGGCGTTCTTCGTCCTGGCGATCGTAGCGGTGTACAAGGCGATGCAGAGCAGTGGGTGGGTTTGA
- the hisD gene encoding histidinol dehydrogenase has translation MTAPTSIRRLNAADPDFAHHLDHLLSWESVSDDSVNQRVLDIIKAVRERGDAALVEFTQKFDGLQVASMADLILPRERLELALTRITVPQREALEKAASRVRDYHERQKQDSWSYTEADGTVLGQKVTPLDRAGLYVPGGKASYPSSVLMNAIPAKVAGVTEVVMVVPTPRGEINELVLAAACIAGVDRVFTIGGAQAVAALAYGTESVPRVDKVVGPGNIYVATAKRHVFGQVGIDMIAGPSEILVVCDGQTDPDWIAMDLFSQAEHDEDAQAILVSPDAEFLDKVAASIDKLLPTMDRAEIINTSINGRGALIKVADMAQAIEVANRIAPEHLELSVADPQAWLPQIRHAGAIFMGRHTSEALGDYCAGPNHVLPTSGTARFSSPLGVYDFQKRSSIIFCSEQGASELGKTASVLARGESLSAHARSAEYRILDENSIKGQGN, from the coding sequence ATGACCGCTCCCACTTCGATTCGCCGACTCAACGCTGCCGACCCGGATTTCGCACATCATCTGGATCATCTGCTGAGCTGGGAAAGTGTGTCTGACGACTCGGTCAATCAGCGGGTGCTGGATATCATCAAGGCCGTGCGCGAGCGTGGCGACGCCGCCCTGGTGGAATTCACCCAGAAATTCGATGGCCTGCAAGTGGCGTCCATGGCCGATCTGATCCTGCCGCGCGAGCGCCTGGAACTGGCCCTGACCCGGATCACCGTACCCCAGCGCGAAGCCCTGGAAAAAGCCGCGTCGCGGGTGCGTGATTATCACGAAAGGCAGAAACAGGATTCCTGGAGCTACACCGAGGCCGACGGCACGGTGCTGGGCCAGAAAGTCACACCGCTGGACCGCGCCGGTCTGTACGTACCGGGCGGCAAGGCGTCCTATCCGTCCTCGGTGCTGATGAACGCCATTCCGGCCAAGGTTGCTGGCGTGACCGAGGTGGTCATGGTCGTCCCGACCCCGCGGGGTGAAATCAACGAACTGGTGCTGGCCGCCGCCTGCATCGCTGGCGTGGACCGGGTGTTCACCATCGGTGGCGCCCAGGCCGTTGCCGCGCTGGCTTATGGCACGGAAAGCGTGCCGAGGGTCGACAAAGTGGTCGGCCCGGGCAACATCTATGTCGCCACTGCCAAGCGCCACGTGTTCGGCCAGGTCGGCATCGACATGATCGCCGGCCCGTCGGAAATCCTCGTGGTGTGCGATGGCCAGACCGATCCGGACTGGATCGCCATGGACCTGTTTTCCCAGGCCGAGCACGACGAAGACGCCCAGGCGATCCTGGTCAGCCCGGACGCCGAGTTCCTCGACAAGGTCGCCGCCAGCATCGACAAGCTGTTGCCGACCATGGACCGCGCCGAGATCATCAACACCTCGATCAATGGTCGTGGGGCGCTGATCAAGGTCGCCGACATGGCGCAGGCCATCGAGGTCGCCAACCGCATCGCGCCGGAGCACCTGGAATTGTCGGTCGCCGATCCGCAGGCCTGGTTGCCGCAGATCCGCCACGCCGGTGCGATCTTCATGGGCCGCCACACCAGCGAAGCCCTGGGTGACTATTGCGCAGGTCCCAACCACGTGTTGCCGACTTCCGGCACCGCGCGCTTCTCGTCGCCGCTGGGGGTGTATGACTTCCAGAAACGTTCGTCGATCATTTTCTGCTCCGAGCAGGGTGCTTCCGAACTGGGCAAGACCGCCTCGGTGCTGGCCCGTGGCGAATCGCTGAGCGCCCACGCCCGCAGTGCCGAGTACCGCATTCTTGACGAGAATTCCATTAAAGGGCAGGGGAACTGA
- a CDS encoding class I SAM-dependent methyltransferase: protein MDPRSEVLLRQAELFQGSVLLAGLPADDLLGRLPEAHGWCWHAGDQAALDARFPERSHFGVNVPEHGFDTAVVFLPKAKDLTDYLLNAVAARLAGREVYLVGEKRSGIEGASKQLNPFGKPRKLDSARHCQLWQVTVANAPEATPLESLAQTYELPLAEGPLKVISLPGVFSHGRLDRGSALLLEHLDKLPSGHLLDFGCGAGVLGAAVKRRYPHNTVTLLDVDAFAAASSRLTLAANGLEADVLTGDGIDAAPMGLSAILSNPPFHVGVHTDYHATENLLRKAAKHLKNGGELRLVANSFLKYQPLIEEHLGVCAIKAEGQGFRIYRAKSG from the coding sequence ATGGATCCGCGCAGTGAAGTACTGCTTCGTCAGGCCGAATTATTCCAGGGTTCGGTGTTGTTGGCCGGCCTGCCCGCCGATGACCTGCTCGGCCGTTTGCCTGAGGCCCATGGTTGGTGCTGGCATGCCGGCGATCAGGCGGCGCTGGACGCTCGTTTTCCCGAGCGCAGCCACTTTGGCGTGAACGTCCCCGAGCATGGGTTCGACACCGCCGTGGTGTTCTTGCCCAAGGCCAAGGACCTGACCGACTACCTCCTCAATGCCGTGGCGGCGCGCCTGGCCGGGCGCGAGGTGTACCTGGTGGGGGAAAAACGCAGCGGCATCGAAGGCGCCTCCAAGCAGCTCAACCCGTTCGGCAAGCCGCGCAAACTCGACAGCGCGCGGCACTGCCAGCTGTGGCAAGTCACGGTCGCGAATGCGCCCGAGGCCACGCCACTGGAAAGCCTGGCCCAGACCTACGAACTGCCCCTGGCCGAAGGCCCGCTGAAGGTCATCAGCCTGCCGGGGGTGTTCAGCCACGGTCGCCTGGATCGCGGCAGTGCGCTGCTGTTGGAACACCTGGATAAACTGCCCAGCGGGCATTTGCTCGACTTCGGCTGCGGTGCCGGCGTGCTGGGGGCGGCGGTCAAGCGGCGCTATCCACACAACACCGTCACCCTGTTGGACGTGGACGCGTTCGCCGCCGCCAGCAGTCGCCTGACCCTGGCCGCCAATGGCCTGGAAGCCGACGTACTGACCGGTGACGGCATCGACGCCGCACCGATGGGTTTGAGCGCGATCCTGAGCAACCCGCCGTTCCATGTCGGTGTGCATACCGACTACCACGCTACGGAGAACCTGCTGCGAAAAGCGGCCAAACATCTGAAAAACGGCGGCGAACTTCGCTTGGTCGCCAATAGTTTCCTCAAGTACCAGCCGCTGATCGAGGAGCATTTGGGCGTCTGCGCGATCAAGGCCGAAGGGCAGGGTTTTCGCATCTATCGGGCCAAGAGCGGCTGA
- a CDS encoding methyl-accepting chemotaxis protein: MITQVVTSVQSVSDSSEHTADIAIRTNQGVHKQMSEIDQVATAVHEMTATAQDVARNATQAAQAASHADQAASQGMQIVRDTSTSIGALAVEIGKAVGVVQTLAKDSENINAILTAIRGIAEQTNLLALNAAIEAARAGEQGRGFAVVADEVRNLAQKTQQATEEIQAMIQQLQQGTRDVVRVMEDSQHRTDESVQHAAKAAQALETITQAVSVINDMNTQIASAAEEQSAVADDINRNVINIGQVANEVASGADESSAASAGLTKLAEQQRRLINQFRV, from the coding sequence ATGATCACCCAGGTGGTGACCTCGGTGCAGAGCGTCAGCGACTCATCGGAGCACACGGCCGATATCGCGATCCGCACCAATCAGGGCGTGCACAAGCAGATGTCCGAGATCGATCAGGTTGCCACAGCGGTGCACGAAATGACCGCCACGGCCCAGGACGTGGCCCGCAACGCGACTCAGGCGGCCCAGGCCGCCAGTCATGCGGACCAAGCCGCCAGCCAGGGCATGCAGATCGTCCGGGATACCTCCACCTCCATTGGTGCCCTGGCCGTGGAAATCGGCAAGGCGGTGGGTGTGGTGCAGACACTGGCCAAGGACAGCGAGAACATCAACGCGATCCTCACCGCCATCCGCGGCATCGCCGAGCAGACCAACCTGCTGGCCCTCAACGCGGCCATCGAAGCGGCCCGGGCCGGTGAACAGGGCCGTGGTTTCGCGGTGGTCGCCGATGAAGTGCGCAACCTGGCGCAGAAAACGCAGCAGGCGACCGAAGAAATCCAGGCGATGATCCAGCAGTTGCAACAAGGCACCCGGGACGTGGTGCGGGTGATGGAAGACAGCCAGCACCGTACCGATGAAAGCGTGCAGCATGCGGCGAAAGCGGCCCAGGCCCTGGAGACGATTACCCAGGCGGTGTCGGTGATCAACGACATGAACACCCAGATCGCCAGCGCTGCCGAGGAACAAAGCGCCGTGGCTGATGACATCAACCGCAACGTGATCAACATCGGGCAAGTGGCGAACGAAGTGGCCAGCGGCGCCGACGAATCCAGCGCGGCCAGCGCCGGGCTGACCAAACTGGCGGAGCAGCAGCGGCGGTTGATCAACCAGTTCAGGGTCTGA